The Musa acuminata AAA Group cultivar baxijiao chromosome BXJ1-3, Cavendish_Baxijiao_AAA, whole genome shotgun sequence genome window below encodes:
- the LOC135636008 gene encoding protein FLOURY 1-like translates to MNWKKELCTNGGVCAACGTKIGTRKPSQPERSKRNKVCLLELGSRNWTIRNGFKDLSDEEGENDGLQGDGTVKLKEKIAEERKHRTAAVSEPEKERVAASSAAEEAMAKIAKLQNEKGLIEREARLFREMAEQKQSYDDLVIETLHWIIMKLEAGRSADIMRTTV, encoded by the coding sequence ATGAACTGGAAGAAGGAACTGTGTACTAATGGTGGTGTTTGTGCTGCTTGCGGCACCAAAATTGGAACTCGGAAGCCCTCTCAACCTGAAAGATCAAAGAGAAATAAGGTATGCTTGCTTGAGCTGGGGAGTAGAAATTGGACGATCAGAAATGGTTTCAAAGATTTATCTGATGAAGAAGGGGAGAATGATGGACTCCAGGGAGATGGTACAGTGAAGTTAAAGGAGAAGATTGCAGAGGAAAGGAAGCATCGGACCGCGGCGGTTTCTGAACCAGAGAAGGAGAGGGTAGCAGCTTCATCGGCTGCCGAAGAGGCCATGGCCAAGATTGCAAAGCTACAGAACGAGAAAGGACTGATTGAGAGAGAAGCTCGGCTGTTCCGCGAAATGGCAGAGCAGAAGCAGTCGTATGATGATCTGGTGATCGAAACTTTGCATTGGATCATCATGAAACTTGAGGCAGGGAGATCAGCAGACATAATGAGAACCACAGTGTAG
- the LOC135618386 gene encoding probable inactive receptor kinase At1g48480, which translates to MGLPLMLLPLVILLSLFGGGAPDDLASDRAALLAFRAAVSGATRRWNASDLSPCSWHGVTCAAGRVSELRLPGSSLLGPIPPGTLGNLTALRTLSLRYNLISGTLPPDFAALASLRYLYLQDNRLSGEIPTVVFALRQLGRLNLADNSLVGAILPAFNNLTRLSTLLLERNRLSGEIPDLRLPNLLQFNVSFNQLNGSIPARLRSLPASSFSGNSLCGGPLGPCAGVHSPSPAPSSSSPNGGIDSNGGSKKLSAGAIAGIAIGSAVGFLALLLFLVPCYRKKRNAEAESKAGGSMGPEAEMALRGKREVADNAGGTAAAVAGGASGGGKKLVFVGNVQRIYDLEDLLRASAEVLGKGTSGTTYKAMLEMGMVVAVKRLRDVNLPEKEFRDRMEVIGAMDHPNSVTLQAYYYSKDEKLLVYEFVPNGSLSSVLHGNKSSGRTPLDWKTRLEIALGAARGIEYIHLKSSGLSHGNITSSNIVLAKFNEALVSDFGLNSLGSTPMPSQRSAGYRAPEVTDIRRVSQKADVYSFGVLLMELLTGKPPTQALNNEDGVDLPRWVESVVREEWNSEVFDHELLRYQNVEEAMVQLLQLAIDCAVQFPENRPSMSEVVARIEEICRGSSKRTQQQGGTIIDTAGAISNSD; encoded by the exons ATGGGCTTGCCGCTCATGCTTCTCCCTTTGGTGATCCTCTTATCCTTGTTCGGGGGTGGAGCACCAGACGACCTCGCCTCCGACCGCGCCGCGCTCCTCGCCTTCCGCGCCGCCGTCTCCGGCGCCACGCGGCGGTGGAACGCCTCCGACCTCTCGCCTTGCTCGTGGCACGGGGTGACCTGCGCCGCCGGCCGCGTCTCCGAGCTTCGTCTCCCAGGATCCTCCCTTCTTGGCCCGATCCCGCCGGGAACTCTTGGTAACCTTACTGCGCTCCGCACGCTGAGTCTTCGTTACAACCTCATTTCCGGCACCCTCCCGCCGGACTTCGCCGCCCTCGCCAGCCTCCGCTACCTTTACTTACAAGACAACCGCCTCTCCGGTGAGATTCCCACCGTCGTGTTCGCCCTCCGCCAGCTTGGCCGCCTCAACCTCGCCGATAACTCCCTCGTCGGCGCGATCCTCCCGGCGTTCAACAACCTCACCCGCCTCTCCACGCTGCTTCTCGAGCGTAACCGGCTCTCCGGAGAGATCCCCGACCTCCGACTCCCGAACCTCCTCCAATTCAACGTGTCCTTCAACCAGCTCAATGGCTCCATACCCGCGAGACTCCGCAGCCTTCCGGCGAGCTCCTTCAGCGGAAACTCTCTCTGCGGGGGCCCCCTCGGCCCCTGCGCCGGCGTGCACTCTCCGTCTCCGGCGCCATCTTCATCGAGCCCCAACGGCGGCATCGACAGTAACGGAGGGAGCAAGAAGCTCTCCGCCGGCGCGATCGCCGGGATCGCGATCGGCTCCGCCGTCGGCTTCTtggctcttctcctcttcctggtCCCCTGTTACCGGAAGAAGAGAAATGCCGAGGCTGAGTCAAAGGCGGGCGGGAGCATGGGACCGGAGGCGGAGATGGCGCTGAGGGGCAAGCGAGAGGTGGCGGACAACGCGGGAgggacagcggcggcggtggccgGAGGGGCAAGCGGGGGTGGCAAGAAGCTGGTCTTCGTAGGCAATGTTCAGAGAATATACGACCTGGAGGACCTGCTGCGGGCGTCGGCAGAGGTCCTCGGGAAGGGTACGTCCGGGACGACGTACAaggcgatgctggagatggggatGGTGGTGGCAGTGAAGCGCCTCCGGGACGTCAACCTCCCCGAGAAGGAGTTCCGCGATCGGATGGAGGTAATCGGCGCCATGGACCACCCCAACTCGGTGACCCTGCAGGCTTACTACTACAGCAAGGATGAGAAGCTTTTGGTCTACGAGTTCGTGCCCAACGGAAGCCTCTCTTCCGTCCTTCATG GAAACAAATCATCCGGTCGCACCCCTCTCGACTGGAAGACGAGATTGGAGATTGCTCTTGGAGCAGCCCGAGGCATCGAGTATATCCACTTGAAAAGCTCTGGCCTCTCCCATGGCAACATTACGTCGTCCAACATCGTTCTCGCCAAATTCAACGAAGCTCTTGTCTCAGACTTCGGCTTAAACAGTCTCGGGTCAACTCCAATGCCAAGTCAACGCTCCGCCGGCTATCGTGCAccagaggtcaccgacatccgaaGGGTCTCCCAGAAGGCTGATGTATACAGCTTCGGCGTGCTCCTCATGGAGCTACTCACAGGGAAGCCACCAACGCAGGCGCTCAACAACGAGGACGGCGTCGACCTCCCCAGGTGGGTGGAATCGGTTGTCAGGGAGGAATGGAACTCCGAGGTGTTCGATCATGAATTGTTGAGGTACCAAAACGTTGAGGAGGCAATGGTACAGCTGCTGCAGTTGGCCATTGATTGTGCTGTACAGTTCCCAGAGAACCGACCTTCGATGTCTGAGGTTGTGGCTCGGATTGAAGAGATCTGCAGAGGTTCGAGCAAGAGAACTCAGCAGCAAGGTGGCACCATCATCGACACTGCTGGTGCCATATCAAACAGTGATTGA
- the LOC135618395 gene encoding plasmodesmata-located protein 6-like, whose amino-acid sequence MSTFMLLLLLASSIASLTTSASDDYTDFVYAGCSQPKYTLGSPYQLNVDSVLTSLANAAAFSSYANFTSSAAGGSFPAYGLFQCRGDLPFSDCDSCVRSGLSRLSAFCPSAAGAAVQLRGCFLRYGNDSFLGKPDTSVLYKKCGPAAAGGYNSDQLGMRDAALADLTSGAAGGSYRVGAAGYVQAMAQCVGDQSAKECDDCVAAAVAHLRAVCGFAVAGDAYLGKCYAKYWSNGVYTTSKTDHGDEAGKTLAIIIGLMAGVALIIVFLSFLRRAGHDGKY is encoded by the exons atGTCTACGTTcatgcttctcctcctcctcgcctctTCCATTGCTTCCCTAACGACGTCGGCCTCCGACGACTACACAGACTTTGTTTACGCCGGTTGCTCGCAGCCTAAGTACACCCTGGGCTCGCCCTACCAGCTCAACGTCGATTCCGTCCTCACCTCCCTCGCCAACGCCGCCGCCTTCTCCTCCTACGCCAACTTCACCTCATCCGCCGCCGGTGGGTCGTTCCCGGCCTACGGTCTCTTCCAGTGCCGCGGCGACCTCCCCTTCTCCGACTGCGACTCCTGCGTCCGCTCCGGACTGTCCCGGCTCTCCGCCTTCTGCCCCTCCGCCGCCGGCGCCGCCGTCCAGCTCAGGGGATGCTTCCTCCGCTACGGCAACGACTCCTTCCTCGGCAAGCCCGACACCAGCGTCCTCTACAAGAAGTGCGGCCCCGCCGCCGCCGGGGGCTACAACTCCGACCAGCTGGGCATGCGCGACGCCGCGCTCGCCGACCTCACGTCCGGCGCCGCCGGGGGGAGCTACAGGGTCGGCGCCGCCGGATACGTGCAGGCGATGGCGCAGTGCGTCGGGGACCAGAGCGCGAAGGAGTGCGACGACTGtgtggcagcggcggtggcgcACCTCAGGGCCGTGTGCGGGTTCGCCGTGGCCGGCGATGCTTACCTCGGCAAGTGCTACGCCAAGTATTGGTCCAATGGAGTCTACACCACATCCAAGACTGACCATG GTGATGAGGCTGGGAAGACACTGGCAATTATCATTGGCCTCATGGCAGGAGTAGCTCTCATAATTGTCTTCCTATCCTTCCTCAGAAGAGCTGGACATGATG GTAAATACTAA
- the LOC135636704 gene encoding nudix hydrolase 17, mitochondrial-like isoform X1, protein MVALVSRHGRRLQRYSSGRRLVVGCIPYKFKEVDEPAIEVLVVSSQKGPELMFPKVDAPLSHLICNLLYQPMLYDQPQGLAFFRQGGWELDESMPEAASREAFEEAGVRGNLEGTLGKWTSKGDDKIHFMYALRVTEVLQQWPEMDARERKWVTVEEAREVCKHSWMREAVDKLADLLSSPSGQEMNSA, encoded by the exons ATGGTGGCTTTGGTGTCTCGGCATGGGAGGAGGCTGCAGCGGTACAGCTCCGGTCGCCGCCTCGTCGTCGG ATGCATCCCCTACAAGTTCAAGGAGGTGGACGAGCCAGCGATCGAGGTGCTCGTCGTAAGCTCTCAAAAGGGTCCTGAGCTTATGTTCCCAAAGGTTGATGCTCCTCTGTCTCATCTGATCTGCAATCTTCTGTATCAGCCTATGCTTTATGATCAACCACAAGGTCTTGCGTTCTTCCGACAGGGTGGTTGGGAGCTCGATGAAAGCATGCCCGAAGCAGCTTCCAGGGAGGCGTTCGAGGAAGCCGGAGTGCGTGGAAACTTGGAG GGCACGCTTGGCAAATGGACCAGCAAGGGGGACGACAAGATCCACTTCATGTACGCGTTGAGAGTTACGGAGGTGCTGCAGCAGTGGCCGGAGATGGACGCCCGAGAACGGAAGTGG GTGACCGTGGAGGAAGCAAGGGAAGTGTGCAAGCATTCATGGATGAGAGAAGCAGTGGATAAGCTGGCAGACCTTCTATCAAGTCCAAGTGGGCAAGAGATGAACTCAGCATAG
- the LOC135636704 gene encoding nudix hydrolase 17, mitochondrial-like isoform X2 — MVALVSRHGRRLQRYSSGRRLVVGCIPYKFKEVDEPAIEVLVVSSQKGPELMFPKGGWELDESMPEAASREAFEEAGVRGNLEGTLGKWTSKGDDKIHFMYALRVTEVLQQWPEMDARERKWVTVEEAREVCKHSWMREAVDKLADLLSSPSGQEMNSA, encoded by the exons ATGGTGGCTTTGGTGTCTCGGCATGGGAGGAGGCTGCAGCGGTACAGCTCCGGTCGCCGCCTCGTCGTCGG ATGCATCCCCTACAAGTTCAAGGAGGTGGACGAGCCAGCGATCGAGGTGCTCGTCGTAAGCTCTCAAAAGGGTCCTGAGCTTATGTTCCCAAAG GGTGGTTGGGAGCTCGATGAAAGCATGCCCGAAGCAGCTTCCAGGGAGGCGTTCGAGGAAGCCGGAGTGCGTGGAAACTTGGAG GGCACGCTTGGCAAATGGACCAGCAAGGGGGACGACAAGATCCACTTCATGTACGCGTTGAGAGTTACGGAGGTGCTGCAGCAGTGGCCGGAGATGGACGCCCGAGAACGGAAGTGG GTGACCGTGGAGGAAGCAAGGGAAGTGTGCAAGCATTCATGGATGAGAGAAGCAGTGGATAAGCTGGCAGACCTTCTATCAAGTCCAAGTGGGCAAGAGATGAACTCAGCATAG
- the LOC135636712 gene encoding non-specific lipid transfer protein GPI-anchored 3-like, translated as MASNKGLLLCFLFVLSLWASMGVSDGDTDVGVPPCVRKLLPCLDYLRSQEKPPAACCVPLGSALDEEIECLCKLFFDDHLLESLNISQSQILGFPPRCGLKAPDVTKCKFSSDAPKPNPIPPHASSPPTSTPKAPSSSSAAIGIDITSVLALIIIWVFSVTSPF; from the exons ATGGCGTCCAACAAGGGcctcctcctctgcttcctctTCGTGCTCTCTCTGTGGGCTTCCATGGGGGTCTCCGATGGCGACACCGACGTTGGCGTGCCTCCGTGCGTGAGGAAACTACTGCCTTGCCTGGACTACCTGCGGTCCCAGGAGAAGCCGCCCGCCGCCTGCTGCGTCCCCCTGGGGAGCGCGTTGGATGAGGAAATCGAATGCCTCTGCAAACTCTTCTTCGACGACCATCTCCTCGAGTCGCTCAACATCTCGCAGTCCCAAATCCTGGGGTTTCCCCCGCGCTGCGGATTGAAGGCGCCGGACGTTACTAAGTGCAAGTTCTCTTCAG ATGCTCCAAAACCAAATCCCATCCCACCTCATGCTTCATCGCCTCCAACCTCAACTCCTAAAG CACCATCTTCAAGCAGTGCAGCCATAGGAATCGACATAACGAGTGTATTAGCTTTAATTATCATTTGGGTGTTTTCTGTAACAAGTCCTTTTTAG